A single genomic interval of Lathyrus oleraceus cultivar Zhongwan6 chromosome 7, CAAS_Psat_ZW6_1.0, whole genome shotgun sequence harbors:
- the LOC127100574 gene encoding uncharacterized protein LOC127100574 codes for MKNNSIEKNQQRQYNIHKAFLFCNYILLSASSSCIFLTLSLNLFPSICGFFLILLHAFTIAGAVSASASSSLTTITRWYSAHMVVTVLTAIFQGSVSVLVFTRTDDFLAELKSYVREEDGSVILKLCGGLAGVIFLLEWVVLTLAFFLKCYSDDEEGGGGKVQSEEELKDWP; via the coding sequence ATGAAGAACAATTCTATTGAGAAGAATCAACAACGGCAATACAACATTCACAAAGCATTCCTCTTCTGCAACTACATACTCTTATCAGCATCCTCTAGTTGCATCTTCCTCACTCTCTCCCTAAACCTCTTCCCTTCAATCTGCGGCTTCTTCTTGATTCTCCTCCACGCATTCACTATCGCCGGAGCCGTTTCCGCCTCGGCATCATCCTCTCTAACCACCATTACCCGCTGGTACTCCGCACACATGGTTGTCACTGTTCTAACTGCCATATTTCAAGGTTCCGTTTCCGTGCTGGTTTTCACTAGAACAGATGATTTTCTTGCTGAGTTGAAATCTTATGTGAGGGAAGAAGATGGTTCGGTTATACTGAAACTATGCGGTGGACTTGCTGGTGTTATATTCTTGTTGGAGTGGGTTGTTTTGACATTGGCGTTTTTCTTGAAGTGTtattctgatgatgaagaaggTGGTGGTGGTAAGGTTCAGAGTGAAGAGGAATTGAAGGATTGGCCATGA